ATATAGGCCGCGAGGTAAGTCACCCGTGGGTACTAAGTTGGTCGTACCGGTCAGCTGCTGCTGCCACACCGGGCGACCCACTTCATCCAGCAGGGCAGCCTCCAAGGGCTGGGCAGTAGGTGCGTGAATAGTTACGTGGTCGGTAGCCAGGGTTGGGTACACCTCAACGTCCGCCAGCAACTGGCTGGCTCGGCTGGCCGTAACGGTGCTGGAACGGTTCAGGTAAGTATGCACCGTGTTGTCACCCGCACAGCCCACGATGATATCGGGGTATGAGTCGTTGTTGAGGTCGGCCACTTGCAAGACCGATGGATTGACTCCCGTGGCCAGCACCACAGGGGGAATCGTGGCGTAGCTAAGAGCAGAACCTGAGCCGTCATGCTGGTAAACGCGTAGCTTGTTATCCGCTGTTACGACCAGTAACTCGGGGTAGGAGTCGCGGTTAAGGTCGGCCAGCAGTACCCGCCGGGGCGAGGCGGGTAGAGTGTAGGAGTAGCCCCGATTGAAGACGAAGTTGGGCGCGGTGCGCAGCACGACTACCTCGTTACTGCCTGCGTAAGCAATGGCCAGGTCAGCCAGCATGTCATTATCAATATCCTGAGCGCTGGTGTGCACCGGCCCGCGGGCGCTGGAGCGGATGGAAGCCAGTTCCAGCTGGAAATTGGCGATAATGTGCACCGTATTATCGGTCGAGTCAGCCACTACTTCGTCCAGGAAGCCATTCAGGTCGAAGTCAGCCAGCGCCAGGTTCATGGAGGCGTTGGCCGTCCGATTAAAATAGGCAGCCGAGTACTGGCGGTAAGTATGGGGAATGGGGATGTAGGTATCGTTGTAATAACTGTCGTAAGCCATGTAGCTCCCGAAATAGGCCGGGTAGATGTAGACGAAATCGGGGGTACCGTCCTGGTCCACGTCGGCCTGCGTCAGCACGGGGCGCGGGCTAGGAACGCTCGCACCAAAGCCAGGGGTCAGTACCCGGCGTACGAGGTTGCCCGTGGTATCCTGGTCGTCGCGCAGCATCGTCCACTGGCTGCTGGGGCCGCTCAGAGCCATCAGGTCGGCGCTGTAGACGTTGCGGTTCCGACCGAAGGAAACCAACCCGCTGGGTGATTGACCTACGTCGTAGGTGAATTTAGCTTTGGGGTAGGTGCCAGCGGCCGAGCGCATATAGAGGGCCACCTGGCCCAGGCTGCGCTCGCACACGGCGATGTCGCGGTGGCCATCGTGGTTGAAGTCGTTAGTGGCTAGGGCACTCAGGCCAGCACCGGGTGGTAGCGTCACTACAGCATCTGCTTGTAAGCGAACAGCCGGGCCAGTTTGAGCGCTAGCAGTACTTAACCTAAGTAGTATCAATAGGTGCAGCACAAAAAATTTCATATTAAAAAAATTAACCATTTATTATAATTTCTTGATACAATTGCGTTTAACAAAATAAAAAATAAAATAGGGCAATGTCATGTCGACCATCTTAGCTGGAGTTAATGATATCTGTAATCACTAATCCCGAACCAGCAAATAGGATTATGGGTATAACTTAAATAATAGCTAAAAATAACATTCCTAACAAGGGAAATAATGCTATTACCCACACTCCCAGCCCACGAAAAAAACCTTGAGTATATGTTTCATTTATCCATTTATTTCTTAATAAATTATAAAGACCCTCATACTTTTTACTATTTAAATATACTAGTATTAAAATTGAAAAAAATCCAACTATTTCTATACTTTTAGAATATGGGTTAATTTGATGACGTGTAAAATTAACTCTGATGAGTGTAGAAAATAAAAGAGCAACATACAGTACTTGAATTCCACTAATTGCAATAATAGCAGTACTTGAATCACTACCATCCCATTTGTAGTAAAATTTAGCTATTCTATAAAAAACATAGTTAAATAAATTACTCATATAAATATTACTTATAAGTAATAATCTTCATTAATGAGGAAATGCACTGACTACTGATTCTTTAATATTTGAGTTAAAACCTTGGCCTTCAATTGCGGCATCAATGCCAGTGCCAAGCCTATCGGAGATAGATTTACCAGATGCAAGTTGCACACCAATATCAGCTACTGCAAATACTATTCCTGCTACTGCCAATGGTGGGCAAAAAGTAAAGGCAAGGCCAAGAACTACTTTAGCTGCATCACCATAAGTAAGACCATTATCATCATTTGCACTCTCAATGAGTGTGGCTGCTGCTCCTACAAGTCCTAAAGACTTACCAATTATACTAGAAATCCCTAATGTTCTTCGCTCTGCGAAAGAGCGCAATGATTCAACTCCATAACTATGTTTGAGTGCTAAATCAACTCCCGTTCCTTCAAGACTTAATAAGCCAACGCCACCAGATGCTGAAAGAGACGTTTCACCAAAAGCAGGGTCACCTTCTCTAAAACCACTATTGAAATTTAGTCCTAATTGAAAAGCTTTAGGTAATGCATTAAATGTAGCAATAACCGAGAAATTACCAAGGTTTACGTTATTGCCAATAATTCGCTCCGATGAATTATCATATCTGTTGGTTTGAGAAAAAGAGCCCCAAATCCCATTTCTTTGCATTACATCAGAATTTTTGGTGATACCCCCATCGCTTCCGCCTCCACCCCCACTGCTATAGCTCCCTTCGTCCGCAGAACCATTAAAAAAGGCATCAATTAATTCACCCCACGAACTGAATTCCGACAGTGCCCCTGTTGGGTCATTAGCTGCGATTGGATTACCGAGCGCAAACTGATAGGGAGTCCAATCAGGCGTAGTATCAGCCAGTGGGTCCACCCCCGTAAAGCGTCCAGTAGCTGGGTCGTAACTGCGGTAGAACGTGCTGTAAATTCCGGCCTCCGTGCCCAGCAGCTCATCCTGCAAGGGCGAGCCGTCGTTAAACTACTCCTTGCTCCGGTTTGCTACGGCAGCCGAGCGCACTAGTAGTGGCGGGGCACGCCGGTACCACCCATTTTCTTGGCGCGCGCGGCTAGCGAGTCAACCACGACCACGTAAATCTCATCCAGGTCTTTGGCATGGACGGCGTAGTAACGGTAGCTGCGCTCGAAAGTCGAGTCGGCCGGCGGCACGTTATTGCGCCAGAAAAGCTCGCGCTGCTCGCTCAAAAACAAGGCACGGGCCGAATCGGGCGACAGGCGGCTCCCCTCGATGCGGCTTTCGAGCAGGTGAATTTGTACGAGCAGGCTCTCCATCTGGTCTTTGGTGAGCAGGTGGGGCGGCTTGGGTACCTGCTCGGGGCGCTCGCAGCCGGGGGCGGCCAGCAGCAGCGCCAGCAGCAGGCCGCGGGGGATGAACGATAATCTCACCCCCAAAAATACGTCTGCGCCGTAGCTTCGCCTACCCGCCCCCGCTTGCCGGCAAGCTAAAGCTCATCCTACTTATGCCGCCCCCTACCCCTGCCCGCCTGCCCGCCCGCCTCACGGCGCTGGTGCGCCGCCTGCGCCACCTCGAAATCAGGATGCGCCAGGCGGTGGAGGCGCAGCTGCAAGGCAATTTCGGGTCGGTTTTTCGGGGGAATGGGCTGGAGTTTGACGACGTGCGCCTCTACCAGTACGGCGATGAGGTGCGGGCCATCGACTGGGCGGTGAGCAGCAAAGGCCACGGCACGTTCGTAAAAACCTACAAGGAGGAGCGCGAGCAGCAGGTGCTGGTGGCCCTCGACGTGAGCGCCTCGCAGCGGGTGGGCGGCGGGGTAGGCGGCGCACCGAGCAAGCTCGACCTGGGCCGCGACCTGGCCGGGGTGCTGGCGCTAAGCGCCGCCCGCCAGGATGCCGCGCTGGGCCTGCTGGCTTTTTCGGACCAAAAAGAGCTGTACCTCCCCCCCACCAAAGGCCTGCGGGCGGCCTACGCCCTGCTCCAGCGCCTCTACGACCTGGTGCCGGCCTCGCCGCATACCAGCGTGGGGGCAGGCATTCGGCAGCTGCTGGGGCTGGTGCGGCGGCGCAGCCTGGTGGTGCTCATCTCAGATTTTATTGATGAAGGCTACGAGCGCGAGCTGACCATGCTGGCCCGGCGGCACGAGCTGGTGGTGGTGCAGCTGCTGGCCCCGCAGGAGGCCCGGTTTCCGGCGCTGGGCATCGTACCCCTGCGCGACGCCGAAACGGGCCTGTTGCGCTGGGTCGATACCTCGGCCCCGGCCTTCCGGGCGCAGCACGCGGGGCAGCTGCTAGTCCGGCAGCAGGCGTTGCGCACCCTCTGCCGCCGCCAGCGCGTGAGCCTGCTCACCCTGCGCACCGACGAAGACTTCGTGCCCCAGCTGGTTGGCCTGTTTCGCCGGCGCAACCAATGAGTGGGATGCGGCACTACGTACTTTTTTTTCGCAAAATACCAGCAATCAGCTTTTTGTTTAGCTTGTTGTTGGCCGGGCCGGGCCGGGCCGGCAGTGGCCAGGGCGGCGGGCCGGTGGGGCGCTTCTCGCGGGCGGCCGTGGGGGTAGGGCAACCCCTGCGCTACGAGCTGCGCTACGCCCACGACCCGGCCGAAGAAGTCATCTTTCCCGATTCGTTGGCCAACTTCGCGCCCTTCGAGTATGCGGGGAGGCGCTGGCTACCCACGCGCACCCAGGACGGCCGCAGTCTCGACCGGGTAGAATATGAGTTGCGCACGTTTTCGCTGGCTCCGGTGCAGGCCCTGCAAGTGCCGGTGCTGGTGCTGCGTGGCCCCCGCGATACGCTGCGCCTGCTACCCCCGGCGGCGCAGGTGCGGCTGCTGCGCATGGCCCCTACCCTGCCGGCCGGGGCCAGCGGCCCGCCCGCGCTGCGCACGGGCTACCGCTGGCTACCGTTGACTCCGGCCTTCGACTACCCCTTCTGGCTGGCGGGGCTGGCGGGCGGGCTGGCGCTGGGCGGCGGCGCGTGGGCGCTCTACGGCCGGCGCTGGCGGCAGCGCTACAGTCGCTACAAGCGCCGCAAAAACCACGTATACTTTCTGGCGCAGTTTGCTCGCAACACCGAGCGTTTCACGCTCTCGCGCTCGGCGGCGGTGGTGGAGCGCACGGTGTCGTTATGGAAAAATTACTTGTCGAGCCTCGAAAATAGTAATCTTAACTCTTTAACTACTAAAGAGTTAACTCAGTATTTTAATAATGATGAGGACGTGCGCCGCGCCCTGCGCGCCACCGACCGCGTAGTGTATGGCAACCTGCTTAGCGAAGACGCCCAGGAGGTTGACGCGGCCTTACTGCGCCTGCGCGCTTTTGCCGAGCAGCAGTACGCTTTAATAAGTATTGGGTAGTCGGCACCGGGCAATAAGTACTAAAAGAACGGTCGTGCTCATCTGCTATTTCCATGTATTAACCCTTAATTCCTAAATAAACATGCCTCACCTTGTAGTACTTACCGGCGCGGGCGTGTCGGCGGAAAGCGGCATTCGGACCTTCCGCGACACCAATGGCTTGTGGGAGGAGCACCGGGTGGAAGACGTAGCCACGCCCGAGGCATTTGCCCGCAACCCGGCGCTGGTACTTGATTTTTATAACCAGCGCCGCGCCCAGGCCCGCCAGGTGCAGCCCAACGCCGCGCACCAGGCCCTGGCCGGCTTCGAGGCCGCCCCTGGCTGGACGGTCAGCCTCATTACTCAGAACGTGGACGACCTGCACGAGCGCGCCGGCTCCTCCCACGTATTGCACCTGCACGGCAGCCTCACCCAGATGCGCTCGGTGAAAAACGAAACCGCCATCTTCGACTGCCCCGGCGACATCGCGCTGGGCGACCTGGCCGCCGATGGCGGGCAACTGCGGCCGCACATCGTGTGGTTTGGTGAAATGGTGCCGGCCATTGAGGAAGCCGCTGAGCTAGTGGCGACCGCCGATGCGCTGCTGGTCGTCGGTACCTCGCTGCAAGTGTACCCGGCCGCCGGGCTGCTGCACTACGCGCCGGCCGGCTGCCCGGTCTACGTCATCGACCCGCACCAGCCCGAGGTGAGCGGCCGGCGCGGCGTGCGCTACGTGGCAGAGCCCGCCAGCACCGGCGTACCGCGGGTGCTGAAGGAGCTGACAATGAAGTAGTAGCCGGTCGCAGAGACGTGACCCTTCGCGGCTCTCTTTACTGAACAATCGTGTGCGTGGGGAGAGACGCGAGGGGTCGCGTCTCTACGCCCTACCCCCCTCACCGGTCGCGGTACTGGTAGAGAATGCCCGTGTCGAAGGGCGTCCAGAGGCAGGCGCGCTGGCCGCATACTTTGAGGCCCGTGTTGGCCCAGGTATTACAGGTATTGAGGATGCTGTAGCGGCTGTTGGCTTCGTAAAAGGCATCATGGTCGCCGTAGCTGTGGCCGGGCACCCAGTTAAACTGGCCGGTTGCGTCGCGCTGGAAGCTCTTTTCGATGTAGGCGATAAGGTGCCGGTACTGGGTAGGCGTGAGGCGCAGCGGCACGCAGAGCGGGCCAGGGCGCAGGTCGGCCTCGCGGTAGTAGGTGGTGTGCATCAGCGTGGTACTCAGCCAGAAACCGGCCCGCACGGCGGTGCGCGGCTTCAGCTCGGCCCAGGTGGGGGTTTCGAGGTAGAAGCCCTTATCACCCCAACCAATGCCCACGTAGTGGTAAGTGGTATCGTGGGCCTGGGTATTGCCGGGGGGTAGCTGCCGGGTCCAGTCGATGTAGCTGGTTTGCAGGGGCACCACCAGGTCGGTGTGCACGCCGTTGGAATGGATGAAGAAGGGAATGGTAGCAGCTTCATCGGTCGGCGCTTTGGCCACCGGAATGCGCGAGAATACCTGGGCCACGCTCCAGTACCCGGCCACGGCTCCTACCAGGCCCCCAACGGAATAGGCAACTATTTTCAGACTTTTACGCAGCAGGCGTGCCATAAAGGGAAGTTATTTTTACCCGCAAGTACGCGATTCTGCCAAAAGTAACCCGCGCCGCCGCCCTACCCCCCTCCACCTGCCCGAAGGGGGGTAGGACCAGGCTACACCTTGCCCTGACCCACGCAGGTCACGCCAAACAGCTTATTGGCGGGGGCTATTTTCATTTCGAGCGAAGTCAGCCCCAGCAGAATGCGGTTGACCAGCGGGTGGAAGGGCCGCATGTTGGAAGCCGCATCCTGCCCGCGCAGGTTGTTGAACTGGCGCACCGACCACACCAGCGGAAACAGCCCGCCGTAGAGGTAATAATTACTGATTTGGCGGAAGCCGGCCTGCCGCAGCACGCCACGCAGCATCGGGATGCGGTAGCGCCGGTAGTGGCCCAGAAACACGTCGTGCCCGCTCCACAGCGACTGAAACGCGGGTACCGTGATGAAGAAGTAGTTATTATCGCCTACGCAGGCCGCTTTTACGCTTTGAAGCATGGCCAAGTCGCTTTCCAAGTGCTCCAGCACGTCCATCATAATAACGAGGCCGTTCTCAATTCGAGCCGGAATGGCGTGTACCTTCTCCACCTTCTGACCCTGGGTAGCGGCCATTTCCTCCGCCGAATACCCGGTATCGACCAGGTAAATTTTGCGCAGCTTGTCGCCGAATTTTTTCTCCAGCTCCAAGGCAAAAAAGCCCGAGCCCGAGCCAATATCCACGATGGTTAGCGGCTGGCCCGCCGCCAGGGCTCGCTGGGTATAGCGCAACAGGGGCAGCTTCTTGCTTTGGTAATACCAGTGCACGTCGGGGTTGACGCCGTTTTCAAGCTCTTTTAAATCCATTAGGGCAGGCTATTGATGGAGATAGGGGTAGGGCGGCAAATATACCCGCCGGCGCACCAGCCCCTACCACCGCTGCTGCACCTGCGGCCGAATATGACGGTCGTAGATAGCGCGCACGGCGGTC
The genomic region above belongs to Hymenobacter psoromatis and contains:
- a CDS encoding FG-GAP repeat domain-containing protein, which gives rise to MTLPPGAGLSALATNDFNHDGHRDIAVCERSLGQVALYMRSAAGTYPKAKFTYDVGQSPSGLVSFGRNRNVYSADLMALSGPSSQWTMLRDDQDTTGNLVRRVLTPGFGASVPSPRPVLTQADVDQDGTPDFVYIYPAYFGSYMAYDSYYNDTYIPIPHTYRQYSAAYFNRTANASMNLALADFDLNGFLDEVVADSTDNTVHIIANFQLELASIRSSARGPVHTSAQDIDNDMLADLAIAYAGSNEVVVLRTAPNFVFNRGYSYTLPASPRRVLLADLNRDSYPELLVVTADNKLRVYQHDGSGSALSYATIPPVVLATGVNPSVLQVADLNNDSYPDIIVGCAGDNTVHTYLNRSSTVTASRASQLLADVEVYPTLATDHVTIHAPTAQPLEAALLDEVGRPVWQQQLTGTTNLVPTGDLPRGLYLLRLVGAEGIRTTRLVLR
- a CDS encoding RHS repeat-associated core domain-containing protein → MQDELLGTEAGIYSTFYRSYDPATGRFTGVDPLADTTPDWTPYQFALGNPIAANDPTGALSEFSSWGELIDAFFNGSADEGSYSSGGGGGSDGGITKNSDVMQRNGIWGSFSQTNRYDNSSERIIGNNVNLGNFSVIATFNALPKAFQLGLNFNSGFREGDPAFGETSLSASGGVGLLSLEGTGVDLALKHSYGVESLRSFAERRTLGISSIIGKSLGLVGAAATLIESANDDNGLTYGDAAKVVLGLAFTFCPPLAVAGIVFAVADIGVQLASGKSISDRLGTGIDAAIEGQGFNSNIKESVVSAFPH
- a CDS encoding DUF4296 domain-containing protein, which translates into the protein MRLSFIPRGLLLALLLAAPGCERPEQVPKPPHLLTKDQMESLLVQIHLLESRIEGSRLSPDSARALFLSEQRELFWRNNVPPADSTFERSYRYYAVHAKDLDEIYVVVVDSLAARAKKMGGTGVPRHY
- a CDS encoding DUF58 domain-containing protein, encoding MPPPTPARLPARLTALVRRLRHLEIRMRQAVEAQLQGNFGSVFRGNGLEFDDVRLYQYGDEVRAIDWAVSSKGHGTFVKTYKEEREQQVLVALDVSASQRVGGGVGGAPSKLDLGRDLAGVLALSAARQDAALGLLAFSDQKELYLPPTKGLRAAYALLQRLYDLVPASPHTSVGAGIRQLLGLVRRRSLVVLISDFIDEGYERELTMLARRHELVVVQLLAPQEARFPALGIVPLRDAETGLLRWVDTSAPAFRAQHAGQLLVRQQALRTLCRRQRVSLLTLRTDEDFVPQLVGLFRRRNQ
- a CDS encoding SIR2 family NAD-dependent protein deacylase, with protein sequence MPHLVVLTGAGVSAESGIRTFRDTNGLWEEHRVEDVATPEAFARNPALVLDFYNQRRAQARQVQPNAAHQALAGFEAAPGWTVSLITQNVDDLHERAGSSHVLHLHGSLTQMRSVKNETAIFDCPGDIALGDLAADGGQLRPHIVWFGEMVPAIEEAAELVATADALLVVGTSLQVYPAAGLLHYAPAGCPVYVIDPHQPEVSGRRGVRYVAEPASTGVPRVLKELTMK
- a CDS encoding TIGR02117 family protein, translating into MARLLRKSLKIVAYSVGGLVGAVAGYWSVAQVFSRIPVAKAPTDEAATIPFFIHSNGVHTDLVVPLQTSYIDWTRQLPPGNTQAHDTTYHYVGIGWGDKGFYLETPTWAELKPRTAVRAGFWLSTTLMHTTYYREADLRPGPLCVPLRLTPTQYRHLIAYIEKSFQRDATGQFNWVPGHSYGDHDAFYEANSRYSILNTCNTWANTGLKVCGQRACLWTPFDTGILYQYRDR
- a CDS encoding class I SAM-dependent methyltransferase → MDLKELENGVNPDVHWYYQSKKLPLLRYTQRALAAGQPLTIVDIGSGSGFFALELEKKFGDKLRKIYLVDTGYSAEEMAATQGQKVEKVHAIPARIENGLVIMMDVLEHLESDLAMLQSVKAACVGDNNYFFITVPAFQSLWSGHDVFLGHYRRYRIPMLRGVLRQAGFRQISNYYLYGGLFPLVWSVRQFNNLRGQDAASNMRPFHPLVNRILLGLTSLEMKIAPANKLFGVTCVGQGKV